The genome window AGCGAACGGCAATCCTCACTCAACGCAGCCGATGCCATCCTCACCTCCGACACACGGCGGAAGGTCGCCACCGCACAGTTTGAATACGAAGACCAGACCATCACAGTCTCTGGCATGGCAAAGGGCGCAGGCATGATCGAACCAAACATGGCAACGATGCTCGCCTACGTCGTCACTGACCTACAGGCAAGCGGTGCACTGCTCAAAACAGTCATCAAAGAAGCCTGCGATAAGACATTTAATTGCATCTCCATCGATGGCGACATGAGCACCAACGACACGGTGCTACTCTTCGCAAACGGCAAATCCGGCATTCAAGCCGAAGCAACGCCAGAGCTCCTCGCCGCGTTTAAAGACGCAGTCTATCAAGTCTGCGATAGCATGGCCGAGAAAATCGTCGGCGATGGCGAGAAGGTCACCAAGCTCATTGAATTAACCGTCAAAGGCTGCAAATCAAATGCCGATGCCGAGAAAGTCGCCCGCGCAGTGGGAAACTCCCTACTCGTTAAAACCTCTTGGTATGGCTCCGACCCCAACTGGGGACGTCTTGCCGATGCTGCAGGTTACGCCCGTGTCGGCCTCGACGAAACCTGCTTCGATATCCACTATGATGACTGCCCCGCCCTCATTGGAGGCCGCCCACAGGACGACAAACTTCAGGAGTGGAAAGACATCGCGGCGAAAAACCGCTTCCGCATCACACTCAATCTAAATCAAGGCGAAGGCACCTTCCGTCTCCTAACCTCCGACCTCAGCGAAGCCTACGTAGACTTCAATAAATCGGAGTAGTCGCTTCGCGCTCTTTAAACGTTTCAGCGTTTCAGTTTTTCCAAAGTTTCAGCTTTTCAAATAATGATAAACACCGACCACCTCGACGTCACCACTAAGGCAGCCGTGCTCCTCGAAGCACTTCCCTACATTCAGCGGTTTCGTGATTCCATCTTCGTCGTCAAATACGGCGGTGCATTCATGGACGATGCCGACCCGAAAGTGCGCACACGCGTCGCCACCGACATCGCATTCCTAGCAGCTGTCGGCATCAAAGTCGTCGTGGTGCACGGAGGTGGCAAGGCCATCACTCGTGCCCTCGCTGAGTCTAATGTTGAGACTCGGTTTGAGCATGGTCTACGTGTCACCGACAAAGACTCGGTTCAGATCGTCGAACATACACTCAACAAAGTCGTCAATCTCGACATTTGCGAAATCTTGCAAAAGAAGAGTGCTCGCCCTCTCGGCATCGATGGCAATGACGTGCTCGTTTGCGACAAGAAAGACGTCGTGGTCGATGGCGAACACGTCGACGTCGGCTTTGTTGGCGAAACGCACACTGTCAAAACCAAGATCATCAAGAAAGCACTGAACGACGGATACATCCCAGTGATCTCACCGATCGCTTGTGACGAAGACGGGCAAGTGTATAACACCAATGCCGACGCAGCCGCTGGCCGTGTCGCCGCCGCTCTACGCGCACGCCGCCTCGTTTATCTCTGCGACGTGCCTGGCCTGATGCGCGACATGAGCGACCCCGAGTCACTCATCTCATCGCTCAAAGCCGACGAAGTCGCAGGCCTCGTCAAGGATGGCACTATCAGCAAGGGCATGATCCCGAAGACCGACAGCGCAGTCAAATCCCTCCGCAGTGGCGTGCACCGCGTGCACTTCGTCGACGGCGAAAACCCACACAGCCTCCTACTCGAGATCTTCACCGACAAAGGTGTCGGCACCGAGATCGTAAACGGCTAAGGCTTCCATTCGTAGGGCCTTTGCTCGCAAAGCGCCGCCCAGCAGAGTCAGCCGGTATCAAAGGCACTCCTAATTCGTAATTCCCAATTCCTAATTCTTCCCATGCATCACCCAACTCTCATGAAAAACTACGGCCCGCCCGCGTTCAACGCAGTGCGGGGCGAAGGCGTATATCTCTACGACGAGAGCGGCACACGCTTCTTGGATTTCGGTAGCGGCATCGCCGTCACATCTGTCGGCCACTCACACCCGAAATGGGTCAAAGCCGTGCAAGACCAAGCCGCCACCCTCACCCATTGCAGCAATCTTTACGGCATCCCTGGCCAGCAAAAGCTCGCTGACCGGATCATCGAAAAGGCTGGCCCAGGCCGGACACTGTTCTGCAACAGTGGTGCGGAGGCCAACGAAGCGCTTATCAAACTCGCACGGCTCCACGGCCGGAATCTCTCTGGCGGCGAAGAAGACAAGCGGTATACCGTCGTTGCAGCCGAACACGCCTTCCACGGTCGGACCTTCGGCGGCATGGGCGCCACACCGCAGGAAAAAATCCAAGGTGGCTTCCGGCCAATGCTGGACGGTTTTAAATTTGGCCAGCTCAACAACATTGAAAGCTTCGACAAACTCGTCGACGACACCGTCGCCGCTGTATTCATAGAATCCATACAAGGCGAAGGCGGCATCTTCCCTGCCGAAGACAGCTTCCTTCAAGAACTACGGGCACTCTGCACCGAGCGGGGCGCACTGCTCATGCTCGACGAAGTGCAATGCGGCATCGGCCGGAGCGGACACTTCTTTGCCTTTGAAAAGAGCGGCGTAAAGCCAGATGCAATCGGTATGGCCAAAGGCCTCGGCGGTGGCTTCCCAATCGGCGCGATCTGGGTATCCGAGCCCTATGCAGAACTGTTTCAACCCGGCTCACACGGCACCACGTTTGGCGGTTCGCCACTCGCTTGCGCCGCAGCCAATGCCACACTCGACATCATCGAAGAAGACAACCTCCTCGATGAGGTCGCCACGAACAGCTCGATCTGGCACGAAGGCCTCCAAGATTTAATCAAAAAGCACCCACAACACATCGCTGGCATGCGGGGTGCTGGATACATGGTCGGTCTCCCGCTTCACGCCGATGCACTTGCCGTCACTGCAGCCGCTCGCGCCAAAGGCATGCTGATCGTCCCCGCAGGTCACAATACCATCCGCCTCTTACCAGCACTTACAGCCACCCTCAAAGAACTCGCCGAAAGCGTCCGCATTCTCGACGAAGTCTTTGCTGAGCTGGATTCTTAATTGCTACGCCATTTCCGCGCAGCTCCATTGTCATTCTTAATTCCAAATTCTTAATTCCTAATTGAATCAGATGCACCATTTTCTAAAAGTCACCGACTTCACACTCGAACAAGCACAAGAAGTCTTCTCCCTCGCAAAGTCCCTCAAAGACGACCGGTTCAACACGCCCGCCTCGCTCAACAAGCAATCGTGGGGACTACTCTTCTACAAGAGCAGCACTCGGACACGCGTCTCCTTTGAGGTCGGCGTTAACGAGCTAGGCGGCTTCCCGATCGTGCTCAATTCACAGAATACACAGATCGGTCGCGGCGAAACAGTCGAAGACACTTCCAAAGTGTTGTCACGCTACCTCCACGGTCTCGTAATCCGTGCCTACGAGCACGAAGTCGTTACCGAGTTCGCTAAGCATGCCACCATGCCGATCATCAACGGCCTGACCGACTTCAACCACCCCTGCCAGCTTTACACTGATATCTTCACCCTGCTTGAGCGCTACTCGCCCGACGCAGTCGATATCAACACGCTCAAAGGCAAGAAAGTCGCCTTCCTCGGAGACAGCGCCTGCAACATGGCGAACTCTTGGATTCTCACCGCCGCCATGTTCGGCATGGAGATCGTCGTCTCTGGCCCCGAAGGGTATGAGCCGAAGCAAGCCGTAATCGATGCGCTCAAAGCCGATGGCCTGCCAGTGAACTACACTTACACTTCCGATGCGAAGGAAGCGGTCAAAGACGCCGACGCGATTTACACCGATGTATGGGTATCGATGGGTGATGAAGCCGAAGCCGAGCAGCGCCTCAAGGAAATGGCACCGTATCAAGTCAACGCCGAGCTCCTAGCACTTGCTAAGCCCGACGCCTACTTCATGCACTGCCTGCCAGCACACGCCGGCGAAGAAGTCAGCCAAGACGTGCTCGACAGCCCGCAAAGCATCATCTTCGACGAAGCTGAAAACCGTCTCCACGCTCAGAAAGCGATCATGGCCAAGCTGGTTGAACTGAACGGCTAAAGGAGCGTGGGCAACTCGCCCACCGCAACCACCAATGAAGGCGAGTCGCCCTCACTCTTTTTCAAAACGCATCTCAGCAATGAGGTGCGTTTTTCGTATCTAGTCTGCGCACCAACTTCCGGGATCAAGGAAAACTCTGCCCACTCAGGCATCAGGCCTGAGATCCACGATTTTACTCACTTTAATCTAAATGTGCAGATTGCAAACGAGGTTAAACTGAATCTGTTTAGTGATTAGTTAGTTTACCTCACCACACGTATAATACCCCAAACTATGAATAAGTTCTTCACCTCATGCGTCCTAATGCTTACCAGCCTATCGGCCGGAGCCGCCGAGAAGCCAAACATACTGGTCATCTTTACCGATGACATCGGTGTTTGGAATGTAAATGCCTACGCGCGCGGCATGATGTCCACTCAGACACCCAATCTCGATAGCATAGCAGCGCAGGGCATGCTCTTTACCGATTACTATGCCGAACCGTCCTGCACCGCTGGACGTTCGGCATTTTTGACAGGACAATTCCCGGTTCGCACTGGCATGCATACTGTCGGCTTACCCGGAGGCCCAGCCGGCCTCCGCCAAGACACCCCAACGCTACCTGAACTACTAAAGCTTCAAGGCTACGTCACAGGCCAATTCGGCAAGAACCACCTAGGTGATCGCGACGAATTCCTACCGACGATGCATGGGTTCGACGAATACTGGGGCTGGCTCTATCACCTCAATGCGATGGAATATGTCGAAGATCCTGATTGGCCTCAAGGCGAGGAATTCCAGAAAAAATTCGCGCCTCGCAATGTGATCCACGCATGGGCACAGCCAGATGGCAGTCAGAAGATTGAAGACGATGGCCCACTCCCAATCGAGCGAATGCGAACACTCGATGACGAGGTCAACCGCCACACGATTGATTTCATTACGCGCGCAGTCGAAGCAGATAAACCGTTCTTCACATGGTATTGCCCCTCGCGCGGACACGTCTGGACACACCTCTCCCCAAAGTATGAAGCAATGCTTGGTAAAAATGGCTGGGGACTCCAAGAAGTCGTCATGAAGGACTTGGACGATCATGTCGGTGAAATCCTAGGAACACTCGAAGCCCTCGGCGTGGCAGATAACACGATCGTCATGTTTACTGCAGATAATGGCCCAGAGATCATGACATGGCCAGACGGCGGCATGACTCCGTTCCGCGGCGAGAAAGGCACCAC of Lentimonas sp. CC4 contains these proteins:
- a CDS encoding acetylornithine transaminase, which translates into the protein MHHPTLMKNYGPPAFNAVRGEGVYLYDESGTRFLDFGSGIAVTSVGHSHPKWVKAVQDQAATLTHCSNLYGIPGQQKLADRIIEKAGPGRTLFCNSGAEANEALIKLARLHGRNLSGGEEDKRYTVVAAEHAFHGRTFGGMGATPQEKIQGGFRPMLDGFKFGQLNNIESFDKLVDDTVAAVFIESIQGEGGIFPAEDSFLQELRALCTERGALLMLDEVQCGIGRSGHFFAFEKSGVKPDAIGMAKGLGGGFPIGAIWVSEPYAELFQPGSHGTTFGGSPLACAAANATLDIIEEDNLLDEVATNSSIWHEGLQDLIKKHPQHIAGMRGAGYMVGLPLHADALAVTAAARAKGMLIVPAGHNTIRLLPALTATLKELAESVRILDEVFAELDS
- a CDS encoding arylsulfatase; amino-acid sequence: MNKFFTSCVLMLTSLSAGAAEKPNILVIFTDDIGVWNVNAYARGMMSTQTPNLDSIAAQGMLFTDYYAEPSCTAGRSAFLTGQFPVRTGMHTVGLPGGPAGLRQDTPTLPELLKLQGYVTGQFGKNHLGDRDEFLPTMHGFDEYWGWLYHLNAMEYVEDPDWPQGEEFQKKFAPRNVIHAWAQPDGSQKIEDDGPLPIERMRTLDDEVNRHTIDFITRAVEADKPFFTWYCPSRGHVWTHLSPKYEAMLGKNGWGLQEVVMKDLDDHVGEILGTLEALGVADNTIVMFTADNGPEIMTWPDGGMTPFRGEKGTTWEGGVRAPMLISWPGKIPPNTVNNGLFDGKDWIPTLVAAAGGPADLKEQLLTGYKGHKAHLDGYNQLGLLMGTEESKRKEIIYYERTQLQAVRYGDWKAHFVIQPHGWAGAKEELNAPMLINLRRDPFERAPDESGMYINWMGKKMWAFGPAQAVVKQHLATFKEWPAVSPVKNQAQIEATLEDMDRR
- the argJ gene encoding bifunctional glutamate N-acetyltransferase/amino-acid acetyltransferase ArgJ; the protein is MNTPLTVKLIEDSGGLADCPGYKLAGVPADIRETGDTKRLDVALFISEEPCSAAGVFTLNDVCAAPVKVCQAILAKSADNIAGCISNSGNANAATAEQGMADAKQMSTLAQLETGIGAPFLVCSTGRIGRKLPMQKIEAGIAAAAKALNSERQSSLNAADAILTSDTRRKVATAQFEYEDQTITVSGMAKGAGMIEPNMATMLAYVVTDLQASGALLKTVIKEACDKTFNCISIDGDMSTNDTVLLFANGKSGIQAEATPELLAAFKDAVYQVCDSMAEKIVGDGEKVTKLIELTVKGCKSNADAEKVARAVGNSLLVKTSWYGSDPNWGRLADAAGYARVGLDETCFDIHYDDCPALIGGRPQDDKLQEWKDIAAKNRFRITLNLNQGEGTFRLLTSDLSEAYVDFNKSE
- the argB gene encoding acetylglutamate kinase, translated to MINTDHLDVTTKAAVLLEALPYIQRFRDSIFVVKYGGAFMDDADPKVRTRVATDIAFLAAVGIKVVVVHGGGKAITRALAESNVETRFEHGLRVTDKDSVQIVEHTLNKVVNLDICEILQKKSARPLGIDGNDVLVCDKKDVVVDGEHVDVGFVGETHTVKTKIIKKALNDGYIPVISPIACDEDGQVYNTNADAAAGRVAAALRARRLVYLCDVPGLMRDMSDPESLISSLKADEVAGLVKDGTISKGMIPKTDSAVKSLRSGVHRVHFVDGENPHSLLLEIFTDKGVGTEIVNG
- the argF gene encoding ornithine carbamoyltransferase, with the translated sequence MHHFLKVTDFTLEQAQEVFSLAKSLKDDRFNTPASLNKQSWGLLFYKSSTRTRVSFEVGVNELGGFPIVLNSQNTQIGRGETVEDTSKVLSRYLHGLVIRAYEHEVVTEFAKHATMPIINGLTDFNHPCQLYTDIFTLLERYSPDAVDINTLKGKKVAFLGDSACNMANSWILTAAMFGMEIVVSGPEGYEPKQAVIDALKADGLPVNYTYTSDAKEAVKDADAIYTDVWVSMGDEAEAEQRLKEMAPYQVNAELLALAKPDAYFMHCLPAHAGEEVSQDVLDSPQSIIFDEAENRLHAQKAIMAKLVELNG